The Imtechella halotolerans DNA window CTGGACGTTCTATAAATTTCTTTAACATATATCTAGTTATTAAAATCGTACATACTTATTTTTAAGCGCTGCTTTATAAGTCCTATAGTAAACACTCTATAGGCTTATTTAAATACAGGTGATACTGGTTTAGCAATACTATCGAAGGCTACCATTTGAGGAGCAATAGGCATTTGATTACGCAATTTAGCCACTCCTTGTGCAACGATATTGGTTCCAGCTTCTAATCCTCCTGAAACGACCACATAGCCTTCAACTCGGTCTAAAATGTCAATCGGAGTGTTGGCAACTGTATTGTCTTCTCCTACTGTGAATACATATACTTTTCCTTGACGTTCGAAAGTTGCAGACTCTGGAACGACCACCTTATTTTCGTATACTGTAGGTATGCGGATCTTACCACTACTTCCATTGGCAAGAATTCCTGTAGGATTAGCAAAACGAGCACGGAAACTAACCGTACCAGTGGTAGGGTCTACTTGACCTGTTACGGTTTCAATAGTACCCTCTGTATCATAGATAGTACCATTAATTAATTCAAGTTGTACTTTAGGGAACATTTTTACTTTTTCTGCACGTGTTGTTCCTTCAGTAGTATGTAAGAAGGAAAGGTAATTTGCCTCATTCATGGCAAAAAACACGAACACATCGTCCGTTGTTGAAACGGTTGTAAGAGGTTGTGGGTCTGCCGGACTTACTAGGGCTCCTACACGATGAGGAATAGCACCAATGTATCCGTTAATAGGGCTTTTAATAGTGGCATAACCAATATTAGCCATAACGCTATTATAAGCACTTTTTGCTTGTGCTAATCTTGCTTTAGCAGTTTCTAATTGTACACTGCTAATAATGTTTTGAGCTACTAATGGGCTAAGTTTGTCCACCTCCACTTGAGCAGCATTCATATTAGCCTTTGCAGCAGCAGCTTCCTGACTTAATGACTCAGTTTCTAATCTAAATAAAGGCTGGCCTTTACGAACTGCTTGTCCTTCGTCTACTAATACTTGAGTGATGTACCCTGAGATTTTAGCGCGTACAGCACTAGTATTGGTACCTTCTATACTTGCCGGATAGCTTTGATATGCTGTTACGGTTTTTGTAGGAACGGAAACCACAGGATAGGGCATAGCTGAAGGAGCTTGTTGCTGTGGTGCTTGATTACAGGCTTGCAAAAGCAGGCCTAGCATACTTAAAACATAAATTCGTTTCATATACGAGTGATTACAATAGTTATTGATGAATAGTGATTTACTTGTCTCTGTTTGCACATGCTTCCTCCAATTTTGCAACGGTTTCTTGCATGAGCTCTTTTGTTCTATGTAGGTAACAATGGTAGATATCAACGATGGATTTGTTTTTTTCGTGATCTACCGGACGGCTGGATTTCATATATTCACTTGTCTTATGAAAGATAGCGATTTCATCCTCTAAGATAGTGATATAATTTACAAGCCTGGTTTTTAGGTAATTGATTTTTTTTCTAAAATATCGTTTTCGGTCACCCGTTTTGGTGAAATACTCAATTTTTTGAAGTTGGAGTAGTAAATTTAAACTTGTAGATACGGTACTCTTACTAGCAGCTACCTCTTCAACCAGAGCCTCAAAGCTGTAGCCTTCTTCATTGCCCATAATTAATATGGCGTAGATTCTAGCAGCCAATGGTGGCAGGTTGTATACGGATTCAAAATGAACTCCAATTTCTTCTATTAGTTTTTCTCTTTCCATGGTTTAAAATGGTTTTATCGATAAACGGCTGCAAAAATACAATTGGTTCGGAACTTACAAAACTAAACGAAATTAATTTTTTGTTAATTTTTTTACGCAGCAGTTTTAATCGTAGAGCGATTTCAAAACGACCTATTTTAAAATGAAAAGTGTACTAAGGATTAGTTGGTAGTCACAGCCTCTTCTAATGCTTTCCAGAGGGTGTCCTTAGGAACATTCGCTGTAAACTCAAGTCGCTCCTCACTTCGTACAGGATGGATAAGACTCAGATATCGAGCGTGTAGATGGATACTTCCATCCGGGTTACTACGATCATAACCATACTTAAGATCTCCTTTGATAGGACAGCCTATGGCAGCTAATTGGGCACGAATTTGGTGATGTCTTCCCGTGTGCAAGGTTACTTCTAATAGTGAATAACGGTCTGATGTGGCAATAAGGCGATAGTGTAGGGAAGCCTTTTTACTTCCATTACATTCCTTAGAGTGGGCTGTTGATTTATTCTTTTGAGGATTTCGTGTCATCCAATGAATAAGTGTATCCTCTATTTTTGGAGGGCGTTGCTTTACGACAGCCCAATAGGTTTTTGTTACAACCTCTTTTTCGGCAAATAGTTTATTAAGCCTTGGTAGTGCTTTAGAGGTTCTTGCAAAAAGTACCAAGCCGGTAGTGGGTCTATCTAATCGATGAACCACACCTAGATATACCGCTCCCGGCTTTTGATATTTTTCTTTTATATAGGATTTAACAATATCACTTAATGGGGTATCTCCCGTTTTATCACCTTGAACAATATCGCCTGACTGTTTATTTATAACAATCAAGTGGTTATCTTGGTAGACCACATCCAAATTTTGGGCAGTAGAAGGCATATGAATTATTAAATCGAGAAATACCTCAGGTATCTTTTAATATTGTTCGTTTTCGTTAGGGAAATCCTGTGATTTTACATCAGACACATATTGAGAAATGGCCTTATTCATATCATCATAAAGATTCATATAACGTCTTAGAAAACGAGGATTGAATTCATGGGTCATACCTAATAAATCATGAAGTACTAATACTTGTCCATCAACACCCCCTCCAGCACCAATTCCAATGACAGGAATAGTAATACTTTGCGCTACTTGTTGAGCTAGGGTGGCTGGTATTTTTTCAAGTACAATAGCAAAACAACCCGCTTTCTCTAAAAAACGTGCATCTTCAATAAGTTTGGCAGCCTCTGCTTCTTCTTTGGCACGTACTGTATAGGTTCCAAACTTATATATGGATTGTGGGGTTAATCCTAAATGACCCATTACTGGGATTCCTGCATTTAGAATGCGCTTTATTGATTCTTTAATTTCTTGACCACCTTCCAGTTTTACTGCATGACCTCCACTTTCTTTCATGATTCGGATGGCAGATCGCAAAGCCTCTTTTGGATCACTTTGATAACTTCCAAAGGGAAGATCTACTACTACTAAAGCCCTATCAATAGCCCTAACCACTGAAGAGGCATGGTAAATCATTTGATCAAGTGTAATAGGTAGGGTTGTTTCGTGTCCAGCCATAACATTACTAGCAGAATCACCCACAAGAATGACATCAATACCAGCATTGTCTACAATTTTAGCCATAGAATAATCATAGGCAGTAAGCATGGATATCTTTTCGCCACTGTGCTTCATCTCAACCAATGATTTTACAGTTACGCGCTTATATTCTTTTTTAGCTACAGACATGTCTTTTATTTAAAAAG harbors:
- the panB gene encoding 3-methyl-2-oxobutanoate hydroxymethyltransferase, with amino-acid sequence MSVAKKEYKRVTVKSLVEMKHSGEKISMLTAYDYSMAKIVDNAGIDVILVGDSASNVMAGHETTLPITLDQMIYHASSVVRAIDRALVVVDLPFGSYQSDPKEALRSAIRIMKESGGHAVKLEGGQEIKESIKRILNAGIPVMGHLGLTPQSIYKFGTYTVRAKEEAEAAKLIEDARFLEKAGCFAIVLEKIPATLAQQVAQSITIPVIGIGAGGGVDGQVLVLHDLLGMTHEFNPRFLRRYMNLYDDMNKAISQYVSDVKSQDFPNENEQY
- a CDS encoding RluA family pseudouridine synthase, with product MPSTAQNLDVVYQDNHLIVINKQSGDIVQGDKTGDTPLSDIVKSYIKEKYQKPGAVYLGVVHRLDRPTTGLVLFARTSKALPRLNKLFAEKEVVTKTYWAVVKQRPPKIEDTLIHWMTRNPQKNKSTAHSKECNGSKKASLHYRLIATSDRYSLLEVTLHTGRHHQIRAQLAAIGCPIKGDLKYGYDRSNPDGSIHLHARYLSLIHPVRSEERLEFTANVPKDTLWKALEEAVTTN
- a CDS encoding efflux RND transporter periplasmic adaptor subunit gives rise to the protein MKRIYVLSMLGLLLQACNQAPQQQAPSAMPYPVVSVPTKTVTAYQSYPASIEGTNTSAVRAKISGYITQVLVDEGQAVRKGQPLFRLETESLSQEAAAAKANMNAAQVEVDKLSPLVAQNIISSVQLETAKARLAQAKSAYNSVMANIGYATIKSPINGYIGAIPHRVGALVSPADPQPLTTVSTTDDVFVFFAMNEANYLSFLHTTEGTTRAEKVKMFPKVQLELINGTIYDTEGTIETVTGQVDPTTGTVSFRARFANPTGILANGSSGKIRIPTVYENKVVVPESATFERQGKVYVFTVGEDNTVANTPIDILDRVEGYVVVSGGLEAGTNIVAQGVAKLRNQMPIAPQMVAFDSIAKPVSPVFK
- a CDS encoding GbsR/MarR family transcriptional regulator, encoding MEREKLIEEIGVHFESVYNLPPLAARIYAILIMGNEEGYSFEALVEEVAASKSTVSTSLNLLLQLQKIEYFTKTGDRKRYFRKKINYLKTRLVNYITILEDEIAIFHKTSEYMKSSRPVDHEKNKSIVDIYHCYLHRTKELMQETVAKLEEACANRDK